In the Streptomyces sp. FXJ1.172 genome, one interval contains:
- the mqnP gene encoding menaquinone biosynthesis prenyltransferase MqnP — protein MSSVSSAVPRPGHTKAFLRLVMIEHSVFALPFAYIASLTAMYQWDKNIHWGRLLLVTICMVGLRTFAMAVNRIIDREIDARNPRTAHRELVTGAMSVRHAWTGALIALVVFLAAAALLNPLCLALAPVAVIPMVVYPYGKRFTNFPQAILGLAQSMGPIGGWLAISGSWNWDAVILGLAVGVWIGGFDLIYACQDVDTDREIGVMSVPARFGIPAAIWGARVCHTITTALFVWYALATHAGAFFWLGLLIVAGAFGYEHRIVRPHDLSRLNRAFFSVNGFIGIALFVCALLDLLTRSLAV, from the coding sequence GTGAGTTCCGTATCGTCGGCGGTCCCCCGGCCGGGGCACACGAAGGCCTTCCTGCGCCTGGTGATGATCGAGCACTCGGTCTTCGCGCTGCCCTTCGCCTACATCGCGTCTTTGACGGCGATGTACCAGTGGGACAAGAACATCCACTGGGGCCGGCTGCTGCTGGTCACGATCTGCATGGTCGGCCTGCGCACGTTCGCGATGGCGGTCAACCGGATCATCGACCGCGAGATCGACGCCCGTAACCCGCGCACCGCGCACCGCGAGCTGGTGACCGGCGCGATGTCGGTGCGCCATGCCTGGACGGGCGCCCTGATCGCCCTGGTGGTCTTCCTGGCCGCGGCGGCCCTGCTGAACCCCCTGTGCCTGGCCCTCGCCCCCGTCGCGGTGATCCCGATGGTGGTCTACCCCTACGGGAAGCGGTTCACGAACTTCCCGCAGGCCATCCTCGGCCTCGCCCAGTCCATGGGCCCGATCGGCGGCTGGCTCGCCATTTCCGGTTCCTGGAACTGGGACGCGGTGATCCTCGGCCTCGCCGTCGGCGTCTGGATCGGCGGCTTCGACCTGATCTACGCCTGCCAGGACGTCGACACCGACCGCGAGATCGGCGTCATGTCGGTCCCGGCCCGCTTCGGCATCCCGGCCGCGATCTGGGGCGCGCGGGTGTGCCACACCATCACGACGGCCCTGTTCGTCTGGTACGCCCTGGCCACCCACGCCGGCGCCTTCTTCTGGCTCGGCCTGCTGATCGTCGCGGGCGCCTTTGGCTACGAGCACCGCATCGTCCGCCCTCATGACCTGTCCCGCCTGAACAGGGCGTTCTTCTCGGTCAACGGCTTCATCGGCATTGCCCTGTTCGTGTGCGCCCTGCTGGACCTGCTGACGCGTAGCCTCGCGGTGTAA